From the genome of Colletotrichum higginsianum IMI 349063 chromosome 4, whole genome shotgun sequence, one region includes:
- a CDS encoding ABC transporter yields MDALGFSPPARRSTAGQTVLLQTPACSDTATPGFPLCSGTLASSFFREEILLCIVPCSVAILWGLHRCLRLWSKPVVSQGSVLAARHLAGCIILAVVLFLLFPSSLAVAPAAAVLVSGLFGYLRPGSRPESPQGSRLLTRKMILWQALPAFQLAALLSLVWIATTNTPPDSTSGIAVASWSFSLASSFLLLLVSRLEHSKSRPPSALLQTFLLVTIVLDAARFRTAWFSAGGPVHDEARQLLPVQLIIKTLLLIAESGSKAAVIAIPARRISREEASGIFGTAFALWVLPLLSSGWRKDLTVDDLEPVDEALSSERVLNKLSSAWQRADPDRSHALALTVLRAFWVEVLIIHIPRLAVVGFGLVQPLLVQTTIQYIQNHDEDGTDASFGSWLVAAFAVTYLGLAISTQLCGQLTNRLITRLRGSLVALIYQTMLSLRAETGTSQAAVSLMSTEVERINVAAQWSFSIVPNLLQLAIALRILAGQLGGVSVAPVIVAILCVSAGMRVGQLVPPRQRRWMQAIQRRVGITTDIIGSVRGVKMSGLSATVRDQIQGLRDFELDESKRFRRMQIVNIVIGQFPSIMTPSITFAAFAVVQKLSGGPPLNVVQAFTSLSLLGILISPVTELVMIPNNLGSTIGCLDRIQEFLVREKRDDYRRLTPRRPPTRGHDGETTESPARPQPLITVSDGSFGWRAAEPILHGLNLDIRPSTLTILVGPVGSGKSTLLKSLVGETHRIAGSVEYHTATADVAYCDQDPWILNQSIRDNICGGSGAGHDPGLYGKVIRACQLEEDLGLLPQGDETLVGTSGAALSGGQRHRVALARAVYSGKQVVIMDDNLKGLDSNTASRCFHALFGPGGLLRGKDKAVILATHNAQWLRQADTIVALGADGTISERGSYEELSKSGGYVSSLHVSQQSGHTDNADDDDNKLSSEAEQPKQQNGTQRDKPVSAGAPGPSPNPRARGAANTSSLFYYIKSMGIPSFALFLAMVLIQTFCRTMQRLWVKFWVAANEGGGQQSVSLWAGVYILWGVMTEVAFAAEIFWFFVIVIPHSAKGLHFSVLKAAIAAPLSFFVKTDTGVVINRFSQDMNLVDLPLPIAFLLTFDCLTLTIADVILTCVATGYLALAIPFLAAVLYAIQRVYLETSRQVRLLDLETKSPIFSHFIASFAGLVTVRAMDRTAECQAENLARLDLSQRAFYAMGSLQRWLLLVLNLTVAGLAVLLVGLAVALRDAIDPGLLGVALVSVMGFGQLLTELLNNWATLETSLGAVARIREFEAETPSEQDRDGDIPVAVEEWPDKGKIDIRNVSAAYDDHQVLCDVTLSIKPGEKVAICGRTGSGKSTLIALLLRLHDPSSGTIEIDDVDIASVPINELRESLVALPQDPLFLPGTVRRNLDPFDARDDDAVWAALDKTGLKALFEDKGGLEADLKTDWLSAGQKQLFCMARAVLRNRRVLLLDEATSSLDQATEQVVQDLIRSEFQGWTVVVIAHRLKAVADFDKIVTLQDGRVVEFDRPTTLLEKGGVFASLWKLQEG; encoded by the exons ATCCTCTGGCAAGCCCTCCCGGCATTTCAGCTCGCAGCCCTGCTCTCCCTGGTCTGGATtgccaccaccaacaccccTCCTGACTCAACCTctggcatcgccgtcgcaTCTTGgtccttctccctcgcctccagtttcctgctcctcctcgtaTCCCGCCTGGAGCACAGCAAgtcccgccccccctccgcACTCCTGCAGACGTTCCTCCTCGTCACGATCGTCCTGGACGCGGCCCGCTTCCGGACTGCCTGGTTCTCCGCGGGCGGACCCGTCCACGACGAGGCCAGACAGCTTCTCCCCGTCCAACTAATCATCAAGACCCTCCTGCTGATCGCCGAGTCGGGCTCCAAAGCCGCCGTCATTGCCATCCCCGCGCGCCGCATCTCGCGCGAGGAGGCGTCCGGCATCTTCGGCACAGCCTTCGCGCTCTGGGTCCTCCCGCTGCTGTCGTCCGGCTGGCGCAAGGACCtcaccgtcgacgaccttgagCCGGTGGACGAGGCTCTCTCGAGCGAAAGGGTCCTCAACAAGCTGTCCTCGGCATGGCAGAGAG CGGACCCGGACCGCAGTCACGCTCTCGCATTGACCGTCCTGCGTGCGTTCTGGGTCGAGGTCCTCATCATCCATATCCCacgcctcgccgtcgtcggcttcggcctcgtGCAGCCGCTGCTGGTACAGACGACGATCCAGTATATCCAGAACCACGACGAAGACGGAACCGACGCCTCCTTCGGCTCCTggctcgtcgccgccttcgccgtgACCTACCTCGGACTCGCC ATATCCACCCAGCTCTGCGGCCAGCTCACCAACCGCCTCATCACGCGCCTCAGGGGCTctctcgtcgccctcatcTACCAGACCATGCTCTCCCTCCGCGCCGAGACGGGCACCTCGCAGGCCGCCGTCTCGCTCATGAGCACCGAGGTAGAGCGTATCAACGTCGCCGCGCAGTGGTCCTTCTCCATCGTCCCGAACCTGCTCCAGCTGGCCATCGCGCTGcgcatcctcgccggccagctcggcggcgtcagcGTGGCCCCTGTCATCGTGGCGATCC TCTGCGTGTCCGCCGGCATGAGGGTCGGCCAGCTCGTGCCCCCGCGCCAGCGCCGGTGGATGCAGGCGATCCAGAGACGCGTCGGCATCACCACCGACATCATCGGCTCCGTCAGGGGCGTCAAGATGAGCGGCCTGTCCGCCACCGTCCGGGACCAGATCCAGGGCCTGCGCGActtcgagctcgacgagTCCAAAAGGTTCCGCAGGATGCAGATCGTCAACATCGTCATTG GACAATTCCCCTCCATCATGACGCCCTCCATCACCTttgccgccttcgccgtcgtccagaagCTGTCCGGCGGCCCGCCCCTGAACGTCGTCCAGGCCTTCACCTCCCTCAGCCTGCTCGGCATCCTCATCAGCCCCGTCACCGAGCTCGTCATGATCCCCAACAACCTCGGCTCCACCATCGGGTGTCTCGACAGGATCCAGGAGTTCCTCGTCAGGGAGAAGCGCGACGACTACCGCCGGCTCACGCCCCGGAGACCCCCGACACGCGGCCACGACGGAGAGACGACGGAAAGCCCAGCACGGCCTCAGCCTCTGATCACCGTCTCGGACGGTTCGTTCGGCtggcgcgccgccgagccgATCCTGCACGGCCTGAACCTCGACATCCGCCCCTCGACCCTGACGATCCTCGTCGGCCCCGTCGGCTCCGGCAAGTCCACGCTGCTCAAgtccctcgtcggcgagacCCACCGCATCGCCGGAAGCGTCGAGTACCACACCGCGACCGCCGACGTGGCGTACTGCGACCAGGACCCCTGGATCCTCAACCAGAGCATCAGGGACAACATCTgcggcggctccggcgccggtcACGATCCGGGCCTCTACGGCAAGGTCATACGGGCCTGTCAGCTGGAGGAggacctcggcctgctgcctCAGGGCGACGAGACCCTCGTCGGGACCTCCGGCGCGGCCCTCAGCGGCGGGCAGAGGCACCGTGTT GCACTCGCCAGAGCGGTCTACAGTGGGAAGCAGGTCGTCATTATGGACGACAATCTCAAAGGCCTCGACTCGAACACGGCCTCCAGGTGCTTTCACGCGCTCTTCGGCCCGGGGGGACTCCTGCGCGGAAAGGATAAAGCCGTCATCCTCGCTACTCACAATG CACAATGGCTCCGCCAGGCCGACACCATCGTcgctctcggcgccgacggcaccatctCCGAACGGGGCTCGTACGAGGAGTTGAGCAAGAGCGGGGGATACGTCAGCTCGCTTCACGTCTCGCAGCAGAGCGGCCACACCGACAACGCTGATGACGACGATAATAAGCTCTCCTCGGAGGCAGAGCAACCCAAGCAACAGAACGGCACGCAGAGAGACAAGCCCGTCTCGGCTGGCGCGCCGGGGCCTTCGCCGAACCCCAGggcccgcggcgccgccaacaCGAGCTCCCTCTTTTACTACATCAAATCCATGGGGATCCCGTCGTTCGCGCTGTTCCTCGCCATGGTGCTCATCCAGACGTTCTGCAGGACCATGCAGC GTCTCTGGGTCAAGTTCTGGGTCGCGGCcaacgagggcggcgggcagcAAAGCGTGAGCCTGTGGGCGGGCGTCTACATCCTCTGGGGCGTCATGACGGAAGTGGCCTTCGCGGCCGAGATTTT CTGgttcttcgtcatcgtcatccctCACTCGGCCAAGGGGCTTCACTTCAGCGTCCTGAAGGCTGCGATCGC CGCACCGCTGTCGTTCTTTGTCAAGACTGATACTGGCGTCGTCATCAACCG GTTCAGCCAGGACATGAACCTCGTCGACTTGCCGCTCCCAATCGCCTTCCTTCTCACATTCGACT GCCTCACCCTAACCATCGCAGACGTGATCCTTACCTGTGTTGCAACCGgctacctcgccctcgccattCCCtttctcgccgccgtcctctACGCCATCCAGCGCGTCTACCTCGAGACCTCGCGTCAGGTCCgcctgctcgacctcgagaccAAGTCGCCCATCTTCTCCCATTTCATCGCCTccttcgccggcctcgtgACCGTCCGCGCCATGGACCGGACCGCCGAGTGCCAGGCCGAGAacctcgcccgtctcgacCTCTCCCAGCGCGCCTTCTACGCCATGGGCAGCCTGCAGAGATGGCTTCTCCTTGTGCTGAACCTCACCGTTGCCGGGCTCGCTGTCCTGCTCGTCGGCCTGGCCGTCGCTCTGCGGGACGCCATCGACCCGGGCCTGCTCGGCGTGGCGCTTGTCAGCGTCATGGGCTTCGGGCAGCTGCTGACGGAGCTGCTGAACAACTGGGCCACGCTGGAGACCAGCCTGGGCGCCGTCGCGAGAATCAGGGAGTTTGAGGCGGAGACGCCGTCGGAGCAGGACAGGGACGGGGACATTCccgtggccgtcgaggagtgGCCCGACAAGGGGAAGATCGACATTAGAAACGTCTCGGCGGCATACGACGACCACCAGGTTCTCTGCGACGTCACGCTGTCGATAAAGCCCGGCGAGAAGGTGGCCATTTGCGGCCGCACGGGGAGCGGTAAGTCGACTCTCATCGCGCTGCTTCTCAGGCTCCATGACCCGTCCAGTGGGACcatcgagatcgacgacgtcgacatcgcGAGCGTGCCCATCAATGAGCTCCGCGAGTCACTGGTGGCGCTCCCTCAGGATCCTCTCTTCCTGCCAGGGACTGTCCGCCGGAACCTCGATCCCTTCGAcgcccgcgacgacgacgctgtcTGGGCCGCCCTGGACAAGACAGGCCTCAAGGCCTTGTTCGAGGACAAGGGCGGTCTGGAGGCGGATCTGAAGACGGATTGGTTGAGTGCGGGTCAGAAGCAGCTGTTCTGCATGGCGAGGGCCGTTTTGAGGAATAGACGcgttctcctcctcgacgaggcgaccAGCAG TCTGGATCAGGCCACGGAGCAAGTCGTCCAAGACCTCATCCGGAGCGAATTCCAGGGCTGGACCGTTGTCGTCATTGCCCATCGCCTGAAGGCCGTTGCTGACTTTGACAAGATTGTCACGCTTCAAGACGGACGGGTTGTCGAGTTTGACCGCCCCACGACGTTgctcgagaagggcggcgtCTTTGCTTCGCTGTGGAAGCTCCAGGAAGGTTGA